Genomic segment of Calditrichota bacterium:
GAGAGTCGGGCGTGACCAAATCCGGGAATTGATTTTCCAGCGCTTGCAACTCGCGCATCAGCCGATCGTATTCCGCGTCGGAAATTTCCGGGTCATCTAAAATGTAATAGCGGTAGTTGTGATATTGAATTTGTTTTTGTAATTCCGAAATGCGTTCTTTGGCTTGCTCTTTGTCCACGGGCTTGACCTCATGGTTTGGAATTTATTTCTAAAACATAGTTTGACAATTCAGTTGTAATGCCTTTAGCCAGGAAGACACAAAATTTTAAAAATATTTTTTTCTTCGTGTCTTGGCGCCTTGGTGGTAAAAAAAATCTGTTACTCCGTGTCCCCAAAAATCAGCCTTTAATTACCCCCAGCGGTTTCAATCGCGCCACTTTTTTCGAAATCCCGGCGCCGACAACAGCCTCGACGACGTCGGAAACATCTTTGTACGCCTCAGGCATTTCTTCGTCCATCGTTGCCCGGCTTGCTGCCATGGAAAAAATTCCCTTTTGTTCCAGTTCGTCTCTGACTGCCGCGCGCTTGCTGCTTCGATTTTCTGCGGCTCAAAAGTCTGCCGGCGCCGTGGCACGTCGAACCAAAAGTTTGCTCCATCGCACTATCGGTCCCAACGAGCACATAGGAATAGCGTCCCATGTCACCGGGAATGAGCACCGGCTGTCCGATGTCGCGATAAATTTCCGGCAGCGCCGAGTTGCCGGGTCCGAAAGCCCGCGTGGCGCCTTTGCGATGGACGCAGCATTTCGCAGATTTTCCGTCCACGATGTGCGTTTCCATTTTAGCGATATTGTGCGCCACCTCGTACACGATGCTTAATTTTATGTCAGAAGGACTCATTCCCAGCGCACGCATGAATGCTTCCTGTACCCAGTGGGAAATGATTTGTCGATTGGCAAAGGCAAAATTTACCGCGGCAGCCATAGCGGAAAAATACTGTCTCCCTTCCGGAGATTGGATCGGCGCGCAGCACAATTGACGGTCCGGCAGATGAATGGAATATTTTTCCGACGCCTTAATCATCACGCGAATGTAATCATCGCACACCTGATGCCCAAATCCGCGCGATCCGGTGTGAATGGTGATCGTAATTTGATTCTTAAAAATCCCCAGCCGCGAGGCTAAATTTTCATCAAAAACCTGATCCACGTACTGAATTTCCACGAAATGATTTCCCGAGCCAAGCGTCCCCAATTGGGGACGACCTCGCTTTTTCGCTCTTTCACTGACAAAATCGGGATCGGCGCCTTCCATTTGTCCGCTTTCTTCTATCTTTTCCAAATCGCCAGCATCGCCAAAACCGTTTTCCGCTGCCCAGAGCGCGCCTTTTTTTAAAACCTGATCAAGTTCCTGATTGGTAACTTTCAGCTTGCCGGTGGAGCCCACGCCGCTGGGGATGTAATTGAACAACCGATAGACAATGTTTTTGATTTTGTCCTGAATGTCTTTTCGGGAAAGGCCTGTTTTCAACAAGCGCACGCCGCAATTAATGTCGTAGCCCACGCCGCCGGGAGAAATGACGCCGTTGTCCATGTCGAACGCGGCAACGCCACCAATGGGAAAGCCGTAACCCCAATGAATGTCGGGCATGGCAAATGAATATTTCAAAATTCCCGGCAAAGTCGCCACGTTCATTACCTGTACCGCAGCGTTGTCCGTGGATTTTTGTCAGCATTTTTTCTGAAGCATAAATGCGCCCCGGGACATTCATCGCCCCCTGTTTGGGGATTTCCCAAAGGTAATCATGGATTTTTTTTAATTTGAATTCAGCCATTTTTTAAAAAATTTGTGTGATAAATTATTTGAGGCAAAATAATCGCTTCTATGCTTGACTCGATCCCCTAATGCTTGGTAGGAAACAGTAATTTTAAATTTTATCAATTAAGTGATATTTCAGCAAAGCATGAATTGACTCATTTGTTTAAATATCAAAAACGATTTTTGTTTCCCAGAGATTCTTTTTCTGAATTATTTCCAGATCATGAAAAGTCACCGCCTTAATCTCATTTTTGAACGGGTGGCGGTGATGACTAAATTTTTCGCCCAGCGCCATGGCGAT
This window contains:
- a CDS encoding archease, whose protein sequence is MALGEKFSHHRHPFKNEIKAVTFHDLEIIQKKNLWETKIVFDI